In Carnobacteriaceae bacterium zg-84, the genomic window TCTTTTAATAAGTTAGATACATTTTTTAAGAGATTATATTCATCTGACCCTTTTGTCACTTCTTTCATCCCTGCTGTTATCAACTTACTATCAAAACTATCTTGTATCTCACCTTCATTATTTCTTTTCAGAAAATCACCAAGAATAATATTCTCCTCGCTATCTTCTACTTTAGCATTTTCTACAAGTTCACTCAATTCACTCTCAATATCTAAAAGACGTGATTTTAGTGCTGTAATCCGTTCTTGTTCACGTTCATAACAATAATCAGCTATAAGATTATTAGGAATAATTGCTCCGTTCCAACCATCTTGAATTTTCTCTTTACCTTTTTTTGATACGATATTCGGTTCACGTGTTCGTCCAGCTTGATAAAATCCTAATTGCTCAATAAGTTCCGCATCATGCATCAATGCATTTTTCCACATTTCTGCAATAATTTGATACCCTTCATAAATATCAATTTGTCCAAATTCGTCCAGACACTTTTTAATATCTTCAAGCATACTTGCTTTTATCATACTTACGTTATTTTTATAGTTTAGTTGATGCAATTTTGTCCAATAGCATTGGATATAATTTTCAATAGTTGCTTTAATTTTTTGTGATTTTTCTTGTATAGCACGACTCGAAAAAATATTTTCAGAAAGTTCTTCGAGCGGTTGATTTAACTCTAAATAGCCCGGACGCTTTTCAATAAACGCCTTATTTAAAATATCCTGAACCGTTTCATTTAAAACTTTTAAAGACTGTATATTTTTTTCTGGTATGCCGCCATATAAATGTGCATCAACATCATGAGGAATTTCTTCATCAGAAGCTTCCACATAACGTGGAATATTCATATTATATTCATTTTCTATTAATTCTTGTCGTGATGCTAAATGACTATACCCTTTCTCTTCTGTACGATTTTTATAAACATCAACAATTTTTGCAATATCTTTTTCTTGAAGAACATTTTGTTTTCCTTCTTTAACAAAATTACGTGAAGCATCAATAAACAGAATTGGTTCATTTAATTCACGATTTTTCTTCAAGATAATAATACATACTGGGATACCCGTATTCGTAAAAAGATTATTTGGTAGTCCAATAACAGCATCTATTTGATTTTTCTCTATTAAACGTTTCCTAATTTCTCCTTCTGCTGCACCACGAAACAAAACACCGTGAGGTAAAACAATTGCCATAAGTCCTTTTATAGACAAATGATACAAACCATGAAGTAAGAAAGCAAAATCTCCTTTTGAATCTGGAGGCAGAACTCCCGCAATTTCAAAACGTGGATCACTCGGTTTAAGTCCATAACGATTCCAATTTTTAATAGAATACGGTGGATTCATAACAACTGCATCAAACTGAACACCTTCATTTGGACGTTCTGGATCTTCCGGCCAATCTTGAGAAAGAGTATCGCCATTTTTAATATTCATTTTATTAGGTTCAACACCATGAAGTAATAAATTCATACGTGTTAAGTTGTAAGTCGCTGTATTTTTCTCTTGACCATAGTACTCAAGTTTTTTCTGTTCTTCCTTTGTTAAATGTTGTTTTACTGTTAAAAGAAGCGAGCCAGAACCAACAGTAGGATCATAGATAGATTTTATTGTATCGTTTGTTGTCACAATTTGTGCCATGACTTCACTGACTTGTCGAGGTGTATAGAACTCTCCAGCCTTCTTACCTGATTCCATAGCAAATTGTCCAATTAAATATTCATACGCATCACCAAGTACATCACCGTCTTGGAGAGAAACCATATCCAAATCTTCAAACAGTCGAATAAGAGCTTGAATATTTTTACTACGCTCATTCAAATTACTCCCAAGAGATGTATCTGATAAATCCAGTGTTGAATTTGCAAAAAGACCTTGAAAATCATTCGCTCTACTTGTTACAGAAATACTACGTTCAAATTGATTCAAACTATCCATTACTTTCTGCACTTCAAAATGCCCTGAATTCATATCTTTAATCCACGTATGATAAAGATACTCCGGACGTATACAATACCCTACCATATTTTGAATCATATCTTCAATTGATTGTCCATACTCTAAATATGCATTACAATATTCATCATACCAATTATCCGTAGCAGAAAGACCACAAGCTATTGCAAATTCTTTAAGTGTTTTATCACTTAAAAATTTATAAAACATAAGGCCTAACATATAATCCTTATATCTAGTGGCATCCATTGAACCACGTAGTTCATTCGCACCACTCCATAAACGTGATTTTATTTCCTCTGATGTAATCATTCTTTTTTCTCCTTTTCTTATTAACAAATAAAACTATCTTCATTCTGTTAATAATATATTTTCTCCTTCTCATTGCACAAAGTACACACTAACTTTAACAAAAATATTTACATTTGAGATGCATACATTTTTATATAACATTGACAAATAAACGCTATATATTAACCTTTTATCAAAATACTCTCATGCTCAATTATATCACGCTGTACTAAAAAAGAAATATGGGATACACCCTTTTATTATCCATAATAGTAAAAAATCACTATAATTCATTACACCTTACTTTTGAATACATTCTCTTTTATATATTTATTTTTTATTCTTATCATCTATCATTAACGTTACTACATTTCTAATTTATCTACTAAAATCAATGATATTTTGTGATATAATGACAGACTATTCTTTTTCTTGTCCAAATTCTTTACTTGTATTTCTTGCAATTCAACACTTAACTTGACAATTTTCTTATTTTTATCTAAAAATAAGAAAAACATAAATGAGTTAGATAAAATGCTTATATTTTTGAAAAGTAAAAAATAAAAATATTGTATATTATTAGTCAATATATCTTTTTTATTGACGATTGGGAACAACGTAAGTTGGAAGATTTCGGTAAGTCTACTGGAGGGACATCTATTGAGTCTGAATTCGATGAACTTGGCAAATATAAAGTTATAAGTATTGGATCATATTCAGAAACAAACCAATATACCGATCAAGGCATCAGAGCAAACAAAACAAAAAAGACTGAAAATCGTATTTTGAACAAAAATAATTTAACAATGATATTAAATGATAAGACTGCTTCAGGGAACATAATTGGTCGAGTTTTACTGATAGATTCTGATAATTCCTATATTTTTAATCAACGGACTGAAAGAATTGAAGTTTATGAAAATGAATATCTACCAGAATTTTTATATCAATTTTTGAATGCTGATAATATTCGTGGGAAAATTATTTGTGCTTCTCAAGGAAATACACAAATATATGTAAATTGGACTTCTATTAGAGAATTAACTTATGAAATTCCTGTATTGAAAGATGAACAAAGGAAAATTGCAGATTTATTTAATCAACTCGACAACCTCATCGCCTTTCACCAGCGTAAACTTAATAAGTTAAAAATATTAAAAAAGACTTATTTATCAGAAATGTTTCTCGATGAAAGAAAGCGTATACCAAAAAGGCATTTTTCTAGTTTTATTTATGCTTGGGAACAACGTAAGTTCATAAACGTTTTTGATTATTTACAAAATAATTCACTATCACGCTCAGAATTAACAAATAAAGGTTCAGTAATTAATGTACATTATGGAGATGTTCTTATTAAATACGGAGAGGTATTAAATGTAAATAAGGATGAGCTTACTTACATATTAGACGATTCACTTGCCAAGAAATATCAGGTTTCTTATTTGAAAAATGGAGATGTTATTATTGCTGATGCCGCTGAAGATAATACCGTTGGAAAATGTAGTGAAATAACTGGTTTAAATGAACAAATAGCATTGTCAGGACTACATACAATTCCTTGCCGCTCAAAAATAGAATTTGCAAAAGGTTATTTGGGATATTATATGAATTCAGACTCTTTCCACAATCAGTTATTGCCTTTATTGCAAGGAACAAAAGTATCGTCAATTTCAAAGTCTTCGATAAAAGAAACAGAAATAATATATCCTAAAAATCTTAAAGAACAAGAGGTAATTGGAGAGTATTTATCCAACTTGAACCACCTCATCGCCCTTCATCAGCGTAAATTAGAAAAGTTAAAAAATTTAAAAAAAGCTTATTTAAACGAGCTATTTGTTTGATACCAACATGTGTATTTATAATTATTACAATATCGACCAAAAAACAGATAAATATTAGTAACAGCAAGCATTATAAAATAACATTTTATACTAAAAAAGCCGTTAAAATAATAAAAACAAGGAAATTCTATTTCAACAGAATTTCCTTGTTTTCTATATTATTTGTTTTAATTAAGCATGAATTGGTAGGCCTAATGCCATTTCTGCTGCATCCATAACTGTTTCTGATAGTGATGGATGTGAGTGGATTGTTAATGCAATATCTTCGGCATTCATACCTGATTCGATTGCTAAGCCTAATTCTGCGATAATATCTGAAGCGCTGATACCTGCTACTTGAGCACCCACAATCACTTCATCTTCTTTTGTCACAACTAAGCGTACAAAACCTTCTGTTGCATTTAGTGATAATGCACGACCATTTCCTGCTAATGGGAATTTAACAGCTTTAACAGATAAGCCTTTTTCTTTTGCTTCTTTTTCTGTTAAACCAACTGTTGCTAATTCTGGGTCTGTAAAGCTTACAGCTGGAATCGCTTTGTAGTCAACGGCTACCGCTTTTCCTGAAATAGCTTCTGCTGCAATTTTTGCTTCATAACTTGCTTTATGTGCTAAAGCAGGGCCTGCTGTAATATCACCAATCGCATAGATGTTTGGTTGTGATGTACGGCATTGTTCATCAACAATAACTAAACCACGCTCTGTTGTATTAACGCCTGCTGCTGATAAGCCTAACTCATCATCTGTATTTGGGCGACGACCTACACAAACCATTACATAGTCAGCAGTTACTTCTTCTTGTTTACCGTCGACTTCGTATTTTACAGTAACACTGTCACCATTATCAATAGCCTCTTTAGCCATTGCTTTTGTCACAACTTTAACACCTTTTTTCGCAAATGATGCTTCTACTAATTTAACCATATCTGCATCAAATGACGGTAAAATACTTGGTGAACCTTCTAAAATAGTTACTTCTGAACCTAAGTTGGCATAAGCACCACCTAATTCTGAACCGATGACACCTCCACCGATAACAACGAATTTTTTAGGAATTTCTTTTAAATTTAATGCACCAGTAGAGTCAATGACACGTTTACCGAATTTAAAACCTTTAATTTCGATTGGACGGCTACCAGTAGCTAAAATCATATTGTTAAATGTGTATGTTTGAGCAGATTCTTCTGTAACAACACGTAGTGTGTTTGAATCAACTAAGAATGCTTCTCCATAAACAACATCAACTTTATTTTTTTTCAAAAGCATGCCAATTCCAGATGTCAATTTATTGACAACTTGATTGTCTTTCCATTCTTGTGTTTTTGTAAAATCAATTTTAACATTTTCAGCAGTTACACCAAAAATATCTGAGTGTTGAGCTTCTTGATAACGATGTCCAGCAGCAATCAATGCTTTAGATGGAATACAACCAACGTTTAAACAAACGCCACCTAAATTACCTTTTTCAATAACAGTAACTTTTTGTCCCATTTGTGCTGCACGAATTGCAGCAACATATCCACCAGGTCCAGCACCGATAACGACTGTATCTAGCTCAATGGCGAAATCTCCTACTACCATGTTTTTATCCTCTTTTCTCTTTTCTTAATTAGCCTTCCATTAACATTAATTCTGGATCTGCTAATAAACGTTTGATTTCATTCATCGCTTTTTGAGCAGTTGCTCCATCAACGATACGATGATCAAAACTTAATGATAATTTCATCATACGACCAACAGCTAATTCGCCATCTGCATTTACAACTGGCTCTGTCGCGATTGTACCAACACCCAAAATAGCAACTTCTGGATAGTTAATAATTGGAGTAAACCACATGCCGCCTACTGAACCAATATTACTAATTGTAATTGTACCATTTGACATATCAGCTGGTTTTAATTGTCCTGCATGGGCTAAAGCTGCTTTACTATTAATTTCATTCGCAATAGCAAACATACCTTTTGCATCAGCGTTTTTAATTGTTGGTACATATAAACCATGATCAGTATCTGTGGCAATACCTACATTGTAGTAGTTTTTGTACACAATTTCTTGAGCTGCATCATCAATAGAAGCATTTAATACCGGATATTTGCGTACAGTTGCAACCAATGCTTTCACAACGTATGGTAAGAATGTTAATTTAACATCTTGGCTAGCTGCAACGTCTTTGAATTTTTTACGATGATTCCATAATTTTGTTACTTCTACTTGGTCAAATAATGTTACATGCGGTGCTGTATGTTTACTATTAACCATTGCTTTAGAAATAGCTTTACGGATTGGTGTTAATTTTTCACGAGTTTCTGCTTCAGGTGTTTGTGATACATAAGGAGCAGGTGCTGCTTGAGCCACTTGTACTGGTTGGTTAACTTCTTGCACTGGTGCTACTTCTACTACTGTTTCTTGTACTGGAGCTGATACTGTTCCACCTTGTGCAAAGGCATCTACGTCTGGTTTTGTAACACGTCCACCTTTTCCACTTGGTGTTACTAATGTAATATCTACACCTAACTCACGTGCATGCTGACGTACAGATGGCATTGCTAATACATTTTTACTTGGAGCACCAGTTGGAGCTGATGGTTTTACTTGTTCTTGTGATTTTGGTGCTTCTGGAGCAGGTGCTGCTTCAACCGGTGCTGATGCTGTTTCGCCACCTTCATGTCCCTCTGCTTCAATTTCAACTAAAACTTGTCCAACAGTTGCAACAAAACCTTCTTCAACTAAAATAGTTAATACTTTCCCTGTTACAGGAGAAGGAATTTCTTCAACTGATTTATCATTTTGTACTTCTAATAAGGTGTCATCTTCGTTGATTGTATCGCCAACAGCAATATGCCATTTCACAATCTCACCTTCATGAATACCTTCACCAATATCTGGTAATTTAAATTGGAATGCCATGTTTATTATCCTTTCTTTTTTAGACATTTATTAATAGATAAGAGAAAAATGTTTGCACATCTTTCTCTTTCTGAATTAGAAATTATAAACTTCTCTTACTTTTTCTTCAATATCGTTCGCATTTGGTAACCAATCATGCTCTGCTTGACCAAATGGGAAAATTGTATCTGGAGCTGCCACACGACCAATTGGCGCTTCTAAATGTAGAACAGCACGCTCTGCAATTTCAGCCATAACCATTGCACCAATACCTGCTTGACGTTGTGCTTCTTGAACAACAACAACACGTCCTGTTTTCTTAACTGATGCTAAGATTGTGTCTAAGTCCAATGGAGATACTGTACGTAAGTCTACAACTTCAACAGAAATATTTTCTTTTGCTAATTTTTCTGCTACTTTCATTGCTTCACGTACCATTGCACCGTATGTAATAACAGACACATCAGTTCCTTCAACTGGAACAGATGCTTTACCGATTGGTACGATGTATTCTTCATCTGGTACTTCCTCACGGAATGAGCGGTATAATTTCATGTGTTCTAAGAAAATAACTGGATCGTTATCGCGAATTGAAGCAATCATCAATCCTTTTGCATCATACGGATTACTTGGAATAACAACTTTAATCCCTGGAGATTGTGCTAATAATCCTTCTAAATTATCAGAGTGTAATTCTGGTGTATGCACACCACCACCAAAAGGTGCACGGAAAGTAATTGGCATTGTACGTGTACCACTCATACGGTAACGTGTACGTGCCGCTTGTGCTACAACTGAATCCATTACTTCAAAAATAAAACCTAAAAATTGAATTTCAGGAACTGGACGGTATCCTTCTAATGCTAAACCAATGGCTAAACCACCAATACCTGATTCTGCTAATGGTGTATTGAAAACACGGTCTTCTCCAAATTTATCTTGTAAATCTTGAGTAGCACGGAAAACCCCACCGTTTTTACCAACGTCTTCCCCAAAAATCAATACATTTGGATCACGTTCTAATTCATGTGCTAAAGCGTCCGTAATCGCTTGAATCATTGTTTTTTGTGCCATGATTATTTATTCTCCTTTGCTTCAAATTTTTCAATTTGTTCTTGAATATCTCTTGTTGGTGTTTCAAACATATTTCTCAAGAAATCAGAAACTTTTTGTTTAGGCTCTTGATCTGCCAATTTAACAGCTTCTTTAATTTCTTCTTTTGTTGCTTCGATAACTTCGTCTTCTTTTTCTTTAGACCATAATCCTTTTGCTTCTAAATATTTGCGGAAGCGGATAAGTGGATCTTTCTTTTGCCACTCATCTTGAACACCTTCTGGTTGATAACGTGTTGGATCATCTCCTGATAAAGTGTGTGGACCAAAACGATAACAAATTGTTTCAATCAATACTGGACCATTTCCTGCTACTGCATATTCACGTGCTTTTTTCGTAATAGCATATACAGCTAAAATATCCATTCCGTCAACTTGGATACCTGGAATACCTGCTGCAACAGCTTTTTGTGCTAATGTTGTTGCTTTTGTTTGTAAAGAACGTGGTGTTGAAATTGCCCAACCATTATTTTGGATAAAGAAGATAGCAGGTGCATTGTATGCTCCAGCATAGTTAATTCCTTCATAGAAGTCACCTTGTGAAGAACCTCCATCTCCTGTATATGTAACAGCAACAGCTTGTTTACCACGCATTTTTAAACCTAAAGCGACACCTGCAGCTTGTACATATTGCGCACCAATAATAATTTGTGGTGGTAATGCTTTTAATGTTTCTGGGTACACATTTCCTGCTGCGTGACCTCTTGACCATAAGAATGCTTGATGTAAAGGTAAACCATGTTTAATCAACTGTGGTACATCACGGTATCCAGGTAATAATACGTCTTCTTTTTCAATCGCAGCAATACTTCCTAATTGACTTGCTTCTTGACCTGCAGTTGGTGCATAAAATCCTAAACGTCCTTGTCTATTCAATGCTGTTGAACGCTCATGTAAAATACGTGACCATACCATATCTGTCATCAATCCTACTAATTCGTCATCTGATAAATCAGGTAATAAATCAGGATTTACAACTTTTCCTTCTTCATCTAAAACTTGTACCATAGAAAAATCAGTATTATTTGTATCAAACAATGATTCAACACTAAATTTTGCTTTTTTTGCTACCATGTTTTATTCCTCTCTTTGCTCGTTTATTACAGGCGATAAAACACACTTCAAAACTGTATTCATTTATCGACCCTTCATCTACAACTTTAACACTATTAAACAAGTTTAGCAAGTATTTATTATAAAAGTTGTTAATTGTATAACCCTTATTTTTATTGTGATTTTTAGCACTATTAAAATCATACTCTTTTTTCTCATTTTACAGAAATGTGTTATAAAACAGAAAATAAAACTGTTTCATTCTGTCGTATCGTGTACCATTATTTCAAACCCTTGCTTTTCTTCTTTATACATAATTGCCCCTTGTTTATCTGTTCGATAAATCAATGTTTTTTCTAATCTGTCAAGTACCTCTTGATGAGGGTGACCAAAGCGATTATTCACTCCGCACGAGATAATACTGACACTTGGTCTAATATGCTCGATAAATGCTTTACTACTTGATGTTTTACTCCCGTGATGCCCAACGACTAAAATATCTGCTTGTAAATATGGGTACATACTTAACAATGAATGCTCTACTTTTTGACTTGCATCCCCCATCAACAACCACTTTTTCTTATTGAATGTCATTAAAAAAACTAAAGAATGGTCATTGTTTCCTATCCCCTCTTCAAATGGGTAAAGTAACTGTATCGTTGCATGTCCTACATCAAATGTTTTTGGAGCAACAACACTATCCGTTCCTCGAATAGTTGCTCCTTTTCCAAACACAATTTTCTCAACAGGTATTTTTTCTCTTAATTCTTCTAATGCACCGCAATGATCTTTATCTTGATGCGTGATAAATACAGTATTTATTTTTGAGATACCTAAAGCTTTTAATGTTGGTATCAATGTTCGCTGGGCTAGTGATTGTCTTTTTTTCTCTTTCCATTTTTGTTTAGGACGAAATAAAACATCTCCTCCTGTATCAATCAGAACTGTTTGACCATCTGTTTGAAGTAATAAACTACTCCCTTGTCCTACATCAAGTACTGTTACTTGCTCTTTTGGTAGCTGCACAAATAAAATACATATCATCAGTACATAAACGAGATACTTTTTCTTAACTTTTGTATACAAAATAAGACAAATACCTAAAGCCACATACTGTATATCGAATAGGCGTCCTGTCACAAAAAATACGAACGGTTGTCGGCTTATCCATTGTACACATGCTAATAGCAGACTAACACAAGTATTTAAAGGATCAAGCAATACAGGAATTAAAGACATTAGCCATATCCATAACATTGTGATGCTGAACCATTTTCTAGGTAAAAGGAACGGAAATAGAAAAACACCAAAATAGTGCGCACTCATGAAAGGAATAGAAAAAAGGAAATTGAGCATCTTTTGATGGGGATATATTTGATACAAAACGGGGATACCAAATCCTAATTGGAAAGCGAGTGTAAAAACGCTGTAAGGATTAATAAATATCGTTATAAGCATAAAACCCGATAGAGTATCTAAACGAGATTTTGTGATTGCTTCATTTAAAAAAGCACGCTTGATACCGAGTGTCACTTGACTTAAACAAGCGAAAACACTACAAATCATCATCAATAATTGAACCGTTTCTCGTGTAAAACCACATTTATAAAGATATTTTTTCAGACATATCAGTATATATTGAATGTGTACGCCTGATAATAATACTAAAAATAACATTCCACTTTCTTGAAAGGGTTCCAGAATATCACGCTCCACATCTTTAAATAAACTAGCATTTAAAAACGCTCGTAAAGGATTGGGAAGATACTCTTCTAATTGTTTTTGTATAAATCTTTCGATATTAAAGTGACGAGATATGAGATGATACGCCTTGATATTGAAAGACCAAAAAATAGAATACTGTTCTTTCATATATTTTGCCATATCAAACTGATATGGATTACGAGCTGATGGCAGTGTTTCTAAGGTACCTGTTGCCTCTATCACAATATCATCTGTTAAATCCAGCCAAAACATAGCCTCTTTTTGTGTTTTAGCTTTTATTTTTAAATAAATTTTCTCTTGTTGAATAACACCTTTAGCTGTCACAGTATCTCCATTCACACGCACTGTATTGGCAAATAATGTTACTGAATAGTGTGTTTGATTTGCAAAAAGAGAACTATGTTTATGTTGATGGTGTATAGAAATATATGCAAAAATAAGTACAGTAATGAAAGATAGATATAATACTTGTTTATGTCTAAAACACAATAACCTAACCCACCATATCGCAAAAATAAACCAAAATACACCTCCATACAAGAAGGATACAACCGTTATGACGGCTGTTAAACTAAGAAATATCCATTTTCCTTGCATGAAAGACTAACCAAGGGTTTTATTTTTTCAATGAGGCTATTGGAAAAGCCTTTTATCTGTTTTAAATCTTCTATTTTCGTCAGACGTTTTTGTTTACGATATTCTAAAATAGCATCCGCTTTTTTCTCACCTATCCCCGTAATT contains:
- a CDS encoding type I restriction-modification system subunit M, with translation MITSEEIKSRLWSGANELRGSMDATRYKDYMLGLMFYKFLSDKTLKEFAIACGLSATDNWYDEYCNAYLEYGQSIEDMIQNMVGYCIRPEYLYHTWIKDMNSGHFEVQKVMDSLNQFERSISVTSRANDFQGLFANSTLDLSDTSLGSNLNERSKNIQALIRLFEDLDMVSLQDGDVLGDAYEYLIGQFAMESGKKAGEFYTPRQVSEVMAQIVTTNDTIKSIYDPTVGSGSLLLTVKQHLTKEEQKKLEYYGQEKNTATYNLTRMNLLLHGVEPNKMNIKNGDTLSQDWPEDPERPNEGVQFDAVVMNPPYSIKNWNRYGLKPSDPRFEIAGVLPPDSKGDFAFLLHGLYHLSIKGLMAIVLPHGVLFRGAAEGEIRKRLIEKNQIDAVIGLPNNLFTNTGIPVCIIILKKNRELNEPILFIDASRNFVKEGKQNVLQEKDIAKIVDVYKNRTEEKGYSHLASRQELIENEYNMNIPRYVEASDEEIPHDVDAHLYGGIPEKNIQSLKVLNETVQDILNKAFIEKRPGYLELNQPLEELSENIFSSRAIQEKSQKIKATIENYIQCYWTKLHQLNYKNNVSMIKASMLEDIKKCLDEFGQIDIYEGYQIIAEMWKNALMHDAELIEQLGFYQAGRTREPNIVSKKGKEKIQDGWNGAIIPNNLIADYCYEREQERITALKSRLLDIESELSELVENAKVEDSEENIILGDFLKRNNEGEIQDSFDSKLITAGMKEVTKGSDEYNLLKNVSNLLKEKTSIGKEIKLKEQEVKELVWNRIENLSDEEVDELLYQKWFGSVIEKVLLLVEKPLKKEIAVIDELNKRYSDTLDDIDDEILKLEQEFEKLMSELVVL
- a CDS encoding restriction endonuclease subunit S: MYIISQYIFFIDDWEQRKLEDFGKSTGGTSIESEFDELGKYKVISIGSYSETNQYTDQGIRANKTKKTENRILNKNNLTMILNDKTASGNIIGRVLLIDSDNSYIFNQRTERIEVYENEYLPEFLYQFLNADNIRGKIICASQGNTQIYVNWTSIRELTYEIPVLKDEQRKIADLFNQLDNLIAFHQRKLNKLKILKKTYLSEMFLDERKRIPKRHFSSFIYAWEQRKFINVFDYLQNNSLSRSELTNKGSVINVHYGDVLIKYGEVLNVNKDELTYILDDSLAKKYQVSYLKNGDVIIADAAEDNTVGKCSEITGLNEQIALSGLHTIPCRSKIEFAKGYLGYYMNSDSFHNQLLPLLQGTKVSSISKSSIKETEIIYPKNLKEQEVIGEYLSNLNHLIALHQRKLEKLKNLKKAYLNELFV
- the lpdA gene encoding dihydrolipoyl dehydrogenase; translation: MVVGDFAIELDTVVIGAGPGGYVAAIRAAQMGQKVTVIEKGNLGGVCLNVGCIPSKALIAAGHRYQEAQHSDIFGVTAENVKIDFTKTQEWKDNQVVNKLTSGIGMLLKKNKVDVVYGEAFLVDSNTLRVVTEESAQTYTFNNMILATGSRPIEIKGFKFGKRVIDSTGALNLKEIPKKFVVIGGGVIGSELGGAYANLGSEVTILEGSPSILPSFDADMVKLVEASFAKKGVKVVTKAMAKEAIDNGDSVTVKYEVDGKQEEVTADYVMVCVGRRPNTDDELGLSAAGVNTTERGLVIVDEQCRTSQPNIYAIGDITAGPALAHKASYEAKIAAEAISGKAVAVDYKAIPAVSFTDPELATVGLTEKEAKEKGLSVKAVKFPLAGNGRALSLNATEGFVRLVVTKEDEVIVGAQVAGISASDIIAELGLAIESGMNAEDIALTIHSHPSLSETVMDAAEMALGLPIHA
- a CDS encoding 2-oxo acid dehydrogenase subunit E2 is translated as MAFQFKLPDIGEGIHEGEIVKWHIAVGDTINEDDTLLEVQNDKSVEEIPSPVTGKVLTILVEEGFVATVGQVLVEIEAEGHEGGETASAPVEAAPAPEAPKSQEQVKPSAPTGAPSKNVLAMPSVRQHARELGVDITLVTPSGKGGRVTKPDVDAFAQGGTVSAPVQETVVEVAPVQEVNQPVQVAQAAPAPYVSQTPEAETREKLTPIRKAISKAMVNSKHTAPHVTLFDQVEVTKLWNHRKKFKDVAASQDVKLTFLPYVVKALVATVRKYPVLNASIDDAAQEIVYKNYYNVGIATDTDHGLYVPTIKNADAKGMFAIANEINSKAALAHAGQLKPADMSNGTITISNIGSVGGMWFTPIINYPEVAILGVGTIATEPVVNADGELAVGRMMKLSLSFDHRIVDGATAQKAMNEIKRLLADPELMLMEG
- a CDS encoding alpha-ketoacid dehydrogenase subunit beta; this encodes MAQKTMIQAITDALAHELERDPNVLIFGEDVGKNGGVFRATQDLQDKFGEDRVFNTPLAESGIGGLAIGLALEGYRPVPEIQFLGFIFEVMDSVVAQAARTRYRMSGTRTMPITFRAPFGGGVHTPELHSDNLEGLLAQSPGIKVVIPSNPYDAKGLMIASIRDNDPVIFLEHMKLYRSFREEVPDEEYIVPIGKASVPVEGTDVSVITYGAMVREAMKVAEKLAKENISVEVVDLRTVSPLDLDTILASVKKTGRVVVVQEAQRQAGIGAMVMAEIAERAVLHLEAPIGRVAAPDTIFPFGQAEHDWLPNANDIEEKVREVYNF
- the pdhA gene encoding pyruvate dehydrogenase (acetyl-transferring) E1 component subunit alpha, whose amino-acid sequence is MVAKKAKFSVESLFDTNNTDFSMVQVLDEEGKVVNPDLLPDLSDDELVGLMTDMVWSRILHERSTALNRQGRLGFYAPTAGQEASQLGSIAAIEKEDVLLPGYRDVPQLIKHGLPLHQAFLWSRGHAAGNVYPETLKALPPQIIIGAQYVQAAGVALGLKMRGKQAVAVTYTGDGGSSQGDFYEGINYAGAYNAPAIFFIQNNGWAISTPRSLQTKATTLAQKAVAAGIPGIQVDGMDILAVYAITKKAREYAVAGNGPVLIETICYRFGPHTLSGDDPTRYQPEGVQDEWQKKDPLIRFRKYLEAKGLWSKEKEDEVIEATKEEIKEAVKLADQEPKQKVSDFLRNMFETPTRDIQEQIEKFEAKENK
- a CDS encoding DUF4131 domain-containing protein, which translates into the protein MYGGVFWFIFAIWWVRLLCFRHKQVLYLSFITVLIFAYISIHHQHKHSSLFANQTHYSVTLFANTVRVNGDTVTAKGVIQQEKIYLKIKAKTQKEAMFWLDLTDDIVIEATGTLETLPSARNPYQFDMAKYMKEQYSIFWSFNIKAYHLISRHFNIERFIQKQLEEYLPNPLRAFLNASLFKDVERDILEPFQESGMLFLVLLSGVHIQYILICLKKYLYKCGFTRETVQLLMMICSVFACLSQVTLGIKRAFLNEAITKSRLDTLSGFMLITIFINPYSVFTLAFQLGFGIPVLYQIYPHQKMLNFLFSIPFMSAHYFGVFLFPFLLPRKWFSITMLWIWLMSLIPVLLDPLNTCVSLLLACVQWISRQPFVFFVTGRLFDIQYVALGICLILYTKVKKKYLVYVLMICILFVQLPKEQVTVLDVGQGSSLLLQTDGQTVLIDTGGDVLFRPKQKWKEKKRQSLAQRTLIPTLKALGISKINTVFITHQDKDHCGALEELREKIPVEKIVFGKGATIRGTDSVVAPKTFDVGHATIQLLYPFEEGIGNNDHSLVFLMTFNKKKWLLMGDASQKVEHSLLSMYPYLQADILVVGHHGSKTSSSKAFIEHIRPSVSIISCGVNNRFGHPHQEVLDRLEKTLIYRTDKQGAIMYKEEKQGFEIMVHDTTE